Proteins from one Triticum aestivum cultivar Chinese Spring chromosome 7A, IWGSC CS RefSeq v2.1, whole genome shotgun sequence genomic window:
- the LOC123152856 gene encoding probable prefoldin subunit 2 has translation MVSRAGGEPTNEQVVANTYANMGTEMNQLYTKITELEMEVSEHSLVLGAIEPLDPMRRCYRMIGGVLVERTIKEVLPAVHRNKEGLEEVVARMKEALETKKKEMTEFELKYKIRNRKGGESGAEEGSMKEASAQRVLVGPAGQYSRTTGQKGDFCIVVYQRQIAMYQPD, from the coding sequence ATGGTAAGCAGGGCAGGGGGCGAACCCACAAACGAGCAAGTGGTTGCAAACACTTATGCAAACATGGGCACTGAAATGAACCAGCTCTacaccaagatcacggagctggaaatGGAAGTCAGTGAGCACTCTCTTGTGCTTGGCGCCATAGAGCCCCTGGACCCCATGAGGCGGTGCTACAGAATGATTGGTGGAGTCTTGGTTGAAAGGACCATCAAGGAAGTGCTGCCCGCGGTGCACCGGAACAAGGAGGGCCTTGAAGAGGTGGTGGCTCGCATGAAGGAGGCTCTGGAGACGAAGAAGAAAGAGATGACCGAGTTTGAGCTCAAGTACAAGATCAGGAACCGGAAGGGGGGCGAAAGCGGTGCCGAGGAAGGCAGCATGAAGGAAGCCTCTGCTCAGCGTGTTCTTGTTGGCCCTGCAGGCCAGTACAGCAGAACGACGGGACAAAAAGGAGACTTTTGCATAGTTGTTTATCAAAGGCAGATTGCTATGTACCAACCTGACTGA